From the Paenibacillus sp. R14(2021) genome, the window AGACGGCTCTGCACCGTGCATTCGATGCCATTCGCCGGATACGATCGCCCTCCACCACGACACGGCCAATCGAACCTTGTTTCTGCGCGTCATATAGATATGCTTCGTGCAATTTGGGAAAGCCGCTCGCCATACCGCAGCTGCCGGAGCAGAATCGGGGAAATCGTAAAGACGCCTGAACGCGTGGATCCACTCGTTGTTCAGCGAAGTCTTCACGCCGAAGATACCATTCGGCGTTGTTCCTGCCTCCCACATCGTTTCCACGTCAGCCTCGGTAATCGTCTCGGGATTTCTCCCATGCATCCACTCACCGGGATTTCCCGCTGCACCGGTTGAAGCCAGCGCATACTGAAGCAGCGTGCTTCCCGTTCGCTGCGAGAACCAGATGGTGTAACTAAGTTTCGGCCTCATATCGATCTTCCTTTCTTATTCGCTATTTATATTGCCTGCTTGCCGACATTCCTTGATCTTCCCCTTTCTTACAGCGAGCTTCCCGGGAAAATGAACGCAAAAAAGCCGTAGATGAACGAATGTCCATCTACGGCTGATCGCAGCGAGCAGTGTGGAAGCTGTCTAAGCCTTCACTGTTCCTCGCATAGCCAGCATTTTGATGAATTGTTCATGACAGGGGGCACGAACGCAGGCGCATCGCAAGCAGGGCGCATTACATGCGCTCAGACTGCAGGTGCCGAACCTGTTCATGCCATATTCAGCTCGGAATTAGCCGATAACCGCTGCCAGAAACAAAACCATCGTTATGCCCTCCCGTAATCTCGCCTATTGGTGCTAATTGTATGCGCTTACCAAGTTCGCGTCAAGGTAATTTTTACTTAATTTGAAAAATTCCCCACGGAACGTTGTCCGCTCCACATGGGTCGAATTCCTTTAAGGCGTCACCCGCATTGCATCGAGAATCATGTATGACGGCGATGACCTCGTCTTTCGTCAGCAAATAAACCGCCCGAATTGTCGGGCGGTTAGCTGGGTTAGCATTAGCGGTCTGCAACCTTAAAGACGTCGGATCCGTTGTTCAACAAGCGGCACTGCAAGATCGCCGCTTCCGGATTGGCGAAGCTGCCCCATTTGAGCAGGAATCGGAATTCGTAGAACCCGCCGACGGACAGCAAAAGGAGCAGCCCTATGATGACTGCTCCTCTTCTTCTGTTACCTGTTTTGGTTCGGTGTCGATCTACAAAGAAGCAGGCAGTTCGGATGGCACCCACAGCTTCGAGACATCGAAGCCCTGCTCATCGCGCGACTTCAGATCGCGGAGAAATTCGATGAACCCGATCTCTGGCTTCCAGCCGAGCAAACGCTCCGCTTCGGAGAGATCATGCTGCTCCACATGCTCCGGAAGCTCGATGCTATACTTCTCGAGCATGCTGCGAGAACCGGGAACCTGCGATTCGCACCAGCTCGGTCCGAGATTCCGGAAATCGCGTACAACTTGTTCCGGCATGCCGTGATCTGTATGTACAATCGTGCGGAACAGCCCGAATCGCTGCTCCAATGCCGCTTCCACCGCCGCCACGGTTGCATTTGCGACGTCTCTTCGGTCTACGGCGTTCCGCAGCAGACGAGCCCCAAACTCCAAGTACGGCCGCGGAATAAATTCATGGTAACGCAGCATGGCGATCGAAGCATTCGTCATCTCGTGATAGGAACGGCATAAGTCTTCGCCGATGACCTTGGAAACGCCATAGACCGATCCCCAGCCGTAAGCCATGGATGACGCGTAGACGATCGCTTTAATGCCCTCTTGACGGCAGGCCTCGAATACTTGGAACGTACCGTCAACATTAACAGCAAAGATCGTATCGTCGCTGACTGGAGGCGTATGTGCGCAGTGCCATGCAGCCAGATGAATGACGGCATCCATGCCTTCCACAGCACGGCGCACATCGGCCGGCGTTCGCGTATCGCATCGCATGAATTCAGCTTGGCTTAAATCTTCTGCATGCGACGGCATTACATCTGCCATACGGACTTCATAGCCGGCCTTCAGCAAGGCCCGGCTGACAGCTTGTCCGCCATTACCGGATGCTCCGGTTACTAGTATTTTCGTCATGATTTCCCGCCTCATCTCGATAAGTTCATATAACGTTGTGAGCATGATTTCAGGGAAATGACTTCCACAGCCGGATGCTAAATTCCTGCCTAGCCCTATTAATTTTATATATTAAACATATATAATACATGCTTGCATAGCATACCGAACCTTGAATATTGTCGTAATTAATGCCGCTAATAATAAAAGACCCGCTGATTAAGCGGGTCTCAGATCGCAGTATTATACATGCTGTACAGATTCGGTTTCGTTCAGCGACTGACTCCAATCGTGAACGGCATGTCCCTCAACAAACTTCTCGCAGTCGAGCGCAGCCATGCAGCCGCTGCCGGCAGCCGTAATCGCTTGGCGATATGTCGGATCCTGTACGTCGCCGCAAGCGAAGACGCCCGGAATATTCGTCTCCGTCGTTCCCGGCTTCACAAGCAGATAGCCAATCTCGTTCGTCTGCAGCTGACCATCCAGAAATGTCGTGTTCGGCGTATGGCCGATGGTGATGAAGACGCCGTCCGTCTCGAGCAGTTCCTCTTCGCCGGTTGCATTGTTAAGCACCTTAAGACCTGTTACCCCGCGTTCGTTGGCCACGACCTCGATCGGCGTTTTGTTCAGCTCCCATGCGATTTTGCTGTTCGCGCGTGCGCGGTCCTGCATGATCTTCGATGCCCGCAGCTCGTCACGGCGATGAACAATTCGCACTTCCGAGGCGAATTTCGTCAGGAAGTGTGCTTCTTCCATTGCGGAGTCTCCACCGCCGACGACGATGATTTTCTTGCCTCGGAAGAAGAAACCGTCGCAAGTCGCACAGGTGCTGATACCTCGTCCGATGTTATCCTTCTCCCCCGGAATGCCCAGGTACTTCGCGGATGCACCCGTTGAAATAATGATCGATTTCGTTACCAGCTCTTCGCCGCCTTCGATTTCAAGCTTAAACGGCCTGTTGGACATATCGACCTTGTTAACCCAGCCCGTACGAAACTTGGCGCCGAAGCGTTCAGCCTGCGTACGCATGTTTGCAATAAGCTCAGGCCCCATGATTCCTTCAGGGAAGCCCGGGAAATTCTCGACCTCGGTCGTAGTGGTCAGCTGACCGCCCGGCTCCGGCCCTTCAATGACAAGCGGCTCCATATTGGCGCGTGCCAAGTAAATGGCGGCAGTCAGCCCCGCTGGTCCCGTTCCGACGATAATTGCATTATACATTTGATTTCCTCCTCCGTTCATGCATGTAATTCATACGTTCTCCGCGTTAGTTATGAAATATACAACGAGTACTAACAGTATGCGCCGCTTGAACGGTAACCTATATTACAGAAGAAATATTCGAATTGGGTTAAGCTGTTCGTGGACGTCAGATTTAGAAGTTCAGCATCCGCCTCATGTAATGGATGTTTTGATCCCATTGCGGGAAAGCTTCGAGAAGATTAAATCGACGATTGGAGAGATTCTGTATGGATGTAATCAATCTCACGAAAGACAATTTTCAAAGTCAAATTGACCATGGTGTCACGCTTGTCGACTTCTGGTCTACCTGGGAAACTCAGCTTCCGATCATCGGCGAGCTGGCGACGGAATACAAGCACCGCGCGGTTATCGCCAAATTAAACGTGGACGAGGAGAAAGAAATAGCAGCGGAGTACAAGGTTACGAGCATTCCGACGGTCATGGTGTTCAAGGACGGTTACATGGTCGAGTCAATGGTCGGGCCGCAGACCGGAGAAACGTTACGGCAGAAGATCAACTTGTATATCGCCCTTGGAGAAACGTGCTGAACGCGAATGCACGCGCTTCATATCCGAATTTAGTAACTTCCGGGACGCCCTGGCGGTTTTTGTGACGATTGAATAGTTCCAGCAAGTAATGAGCAGCCCGGCAATAAAAAAGAGCCATCATGGAGGTGATGGCTCTCGGTGTTGGTCGCTATGGAATCGATGCTAGAATTACAGCGTGATGATTTGGTAATCGCCCGCGATGAGCTTCGCATTACTGAAGTGTCCATCCCCTGCATCGGAGAATAATTCGATCCCGGAGGCTGCAACTTCCTCGGTGACACCAAAAGCATCTGCGCAAGATTCGCATACGCCGGCCAGGACGCCTGTTGCTTTAACTGCTTTGTACAGCGGATTGAACATATGGGAAGGATCTTCGGGCTGTTTCACCCACAATGTGCCTTGACCATCGAAATACACCTTCACTTCGACTTTTGCTTCGTGAAACTCCTGGGCGTAAAGCAGCGCATGAAGCGCTCTTCCCATTTCGTTTTCCGTTGCGTCTACGATATTGCTACCTTCTTCATTCTTAACACTCTCCTATCATGTATTTGTCGTTGTCTGCCACGTTCGAACAAATACATCATTAGCTTACAGCATTTGTTCTTCTGCGAACTGGTTTACAGAAGAACTTATTATCCATCCGATCAGCGAAAGTTCGACGGCGATTGTTTCCGAATAAGAATGCCGGCAGCACTAACCACCACGAGCAGATCGGATAATCCGTCCACTTTAACGGTCAATTCCGTATCATTAATGACATTAATATTCTGGTATTCACCGGAAATTCCCGATTGATTTGCCGACGCTTCCCAAGCTTGAGCAAGCGTCTCCCATGAGCCCACGTCTGTCCATTTCCCTTCGTACGGCAGTGCAATGATGTCGACAGCGTGCTGAAGCAGTTTGCAATCGATGCTCGTCCCGTTCAAATCACCGACACAAGCAGCGATTCCCTCATTACCGGGCACAACTCCGTCCTGCTCCAGCTGCGCTTTCAAATACGAGACGCGCATCGCGGTCACTCCACAATTCCACAAGGCGCCCTGTGCGATCAGCTGCATCGCCTCATCCATGGCAGGCTTCTCGACAAAATGATCGATCCGCAATAATGCCGCTCGGGACTCTTTCGGCTGCGGTACCATATAGCCGTACTTGGAGGAGACTTCAGTCGGTTTCACGCCTAGCAGGCCAAGCTGTGCCTCCGATTGAATCAGCTGACGTTCAAGTGCTAGAACATGCTCGTAGAAGGAATCATCGACGTCTAGATCGGCTGGCATGCTAATGACAACTTCGTCGGCATCATCACCGTCGAATAAATCGGCAGCCGCATAGACGACGGCCGGGTAGGTGCCTCGTCCTTCGGGCTCTATGACGTAATGAGCTGCCGTGCCTAGCTGATCCAGCAGAATCTGCTCCTGATCCGCTCCGATTACAATACGAACGAAGCGGGATAGTCCGCTTCGTTCGAGCTGTTTCCATATGCGCTGAATCGCGGATTGTTTGCCGTCCGGACCATCGAACAACGGTATGAACGGCTTCGTTCTGCCGGGGTAGGACAACGGCCACAGCCTTGCTCCCTGTCCGCCGCAAAGCAATATAATACGCATGGACAGCACACCCCTTATAAAGAAGCGCTTGTTAACGCACCTGACATGTGGACGATTTGGGAAGCTAGCGAATCCACGCGTTCCAGCACGCTCGGATCAACAATTTCGTTATGCTCGTTGAAATGATCCCGGTGCGCATAGACGTAATCCGGCGCAACGTATGCGCGGAAGTAACCGGCAATCGGCTTGAGCTGGTTCTCGATTACGAGAAAATGCTGATAGGTGCCTCCCGTACCGATAAAACCGACCACT encodes:
- a CDS encoding Stf0 family sulfotransferase; translated protein: MRPKLSYTIWFSQRTGSTLLQYALASTGAAGNPGEWMHGRNPETITEADVETMWEAGTTPNGIFGVKTSLNNEWIHAFRRLYDFPDSAPAAAVWRAAFPNCTKHIYMTRRNKVRLAVSWWRAIVSGEWHRMHGAEPSEQDITGKYNFDAIQHLLTDCALREAAMDQFLAEEGIVPLTLVYEDFILDYEGTVRKVLAFLGVSADDVTIAPPAFDRLADEINEQWVQRFRQERQQDWERAVW
- a CDS encoding NAD(P)-dependent oxidoreductase → MTKILVTGASGNGGQAVSRALLKAGYEVRMADVMPSHAEDLSQAEFMRCDTRTPADVRRAVEGMDAVIHLAAWHCAHTPPVSDDTIFAVNVDGTFQVFEACRQEGIKAIVYASSMAYGWGSVYGVSKVIGEDLCRSYHEMTNASIAMLRYHEFIPRPYLEFGARLLRNAVDRRDVANATVAAVEAALEQRFGLFRTIVHTDHGMPEQVVRDFRNLGPSWCESQVPGSRSMLEKYSIELPEHVEQHDLSEAERLLGWKPEIGFIEFLRDLKSRDEQGFDVSKLWVPSELPASL
- the trxB gene encoding thioredoxin-disulfide reductase — encoded protein: MYNAIIVGTGPAGLTAAIYLARANMEPLVIEGPEPGGQLTTTTEVENFPGFPEGIMGPELIANMRTQAERFGAKFRTGWVNKVDMSNRPFKLEIEGGEELVTKSIIISTGASAKYLGIPGEKDNIGRGISTCATCDGFFFRGKKIIVVGGGDSAMEEAHFLTKFASEVRIVHRRDELRASKIMQDRARANSKIAWELNKTPIEVVANERGVTGLKVLNNATGEEELLETDGVFITIGHTPNTTFLDGQLQTNEIGYLLVKPGTTETNIPGVFACGDVQDPTYRQAITAAGSGCMAALDCEKFVEGHAVHDWSQSLNETESVQHV
- a CDS encoding co-chaperone YbbN — translated: MDVINLTKDNFQSQIDHGVTLVDFWSTWETQLPIIGELATEYKHRAVIAKLNVDEEKEIAAEYKVTSIPTVMVFKDGYMVESMVGPQTGETLRQKINLYIALGETC
- a CDS encoding DsrE family protein, translating into MGRALHALLYAQEFHEAKVEVKVYFDGQGTLWVKQPEDPSHMFNPLYKAVKATGVLAGVCESCADAFGVTEEVAASGIELFSDAGDGHFSNAKLIAGDYQIITL
- a CDS encoding sugar phosphate nucleotidyltransferase gives rise to the protein MRIILLCGGQGARLWPLSYPGRTKPFIPLFDGPDGKQSAIQRIWKQLERSGLSRFVRIVIGADQEQILLDQLGTAAHYVIEPEGRGTYPAVVYAAADLFDGDDADEVVISMPADLDVDDSFYEHVLALERQLIQSEAQLGLLGVKPTEVSSKYGYMVPQPKESRAALLRIDHFVEKPAMDEAMQLIAQGALWNCGVTAMRVSYLKAQLEQDGVVPGNEGIAACVGDLNGTSIDCKLLQHAVDIIALPYEGKWTDVGSWETLAQAWEASANQSGISGEYQNINVINDTELTVKVDGLSDLLVVVSAAGILIRKQSPSNFR